A genomic segment from Nymphalis io chromosome 15, ilAglIoxx1.1, whole genome shotgun sequence encodes:
- the LOC126773712 gene encoding eukaryotic translation initiation factor 6, producing MAVRVQFENNNEVGVFSKLTNSYCLVAIGGSENFYSVFEAELADTIPVVHVSIAGCRIIGRMSVANKNGLLVPSSTTDTELQHIRNSLPDTVKVQRVEERLSALGNVIACNDYVALVHPDLDKDTEEILADTLDVEVFRQTIAGNVLVGSYTALTNRGGLVHPKTTIQDQDELSSLLQVPLVAGTVNRGSDVVAAGLVVNDWSAFCGMDTTSTEISVIESVFKLNDAKPTAITSTMRASLIDSMS from the coding sequence atGGCGGTTCGTGtacaatttgaaaataataatgaagtgGGAGTGTTTAGTAAACTAACAAATTCATATTGCCTCGTAGCAATCGGTGGATCGGAAAACTTCTATAGCGTGTTTGAGGCTGAATTAGCGGACACAATACCAGTGGTGCATGTGAGCATCGCTGGATGTCGGATTATCGGAAGAATGTCTGTTGCCAACAAAAATGGACTTCTTGTACCGTCCTCAACAACAGACACAGAACTGCAGCACATACGCAACAGTTTACCGGATACCGTTAAAGTACAGAGAGTCGAGGAGCGGCTAAGTGCTCTTGGCAATGTCATCGCTTGCAACGACTATGTCGCATTAGTACACCCAGATTTAGACAAAGACACTGAAGAAATACTCGCTGACACACTAGATGTAGAAGTTTTTAGACAAACTATTGCAGGAAATGTATTAGTAGGCTCATACACCGCACTAACTAACCGAGGTGGTCTCGTGCACCCTAAAACTACAATACAGGACCAAGATGAACTTTCATCTCTACTACAAGTACCATTGGTAGCAGGGACAGTGAACCGGGGCAGTGACGTTGTTGCTGCTGGCCTTGTTGTTAATGACTGGAGTGCATTTTGTGGTATGGACACCACATCTACAGAAATCTCAGTGATTGAGAGTGTTTTCAAGCTCAATGATGCTAAGCCAACAGCTATCACCTCAACTATGCGAGCCTCACTCATTGACAGTATGTCCTAA